The Nitrospiraceae bacterium genome window below encodes:
- a CDS encoding threonine synthase, translating into MKALVCRECGKEYPAKAIHVCEMCFGPLEVKYNYDEIKGVVSRKKIEQGPQSMWRYIDLLPVEGTALIGPHAGLTPMVRAKNLGAFLGIDELYIKNDTVNHPTLSFKDRVVSVALTRARELGFETVACASTGNLANSVAAHAAAAGMKCYVFIPADLEAAKVLGNLIYKPNVVEVEGNYDDVNRLCSEIAAEHGWAFVNINIRPYYAEGSKTLAFETVEQLGWRTPDQAVIPMASGSLLTKIWKGLNEMHALGLVDEVRTKVNGAQAEGCSPIATAFLAGRDFFKPVKPKTIAKSLAIGNPADGYYALKATAESKGAMEAVTDEEVVEGIKLLAQTEGIFAETAGGVTIGVLRKLVKKGIIKKSDVTVAYITGNGLKTQEAVVDAVGRPYRIQPSLLSFQNTFKMGKNGGGDA; encoded by the coding sequence ATGAAAGCGCTGGTCTGTCGCGAGTGCGGAAAAGAATACCCGGCGAAAGCCATTCACGTCTGCGAGATGTGCTTCGGCCCCCTCGAGGTGAAGTACAACTACGACGAGATCAAGGGGGTCGTCTCGCGCAAGAAGATCGAACAGGGCCCGCAAAGCATGTGGCGCTACATCGACCTGCTCCCGGTCGAGGGAACCGCGCTCATCGGCCCTCATGCGGGACTGACCCCGATGGTCCGCGCCAAGAACCTGGGTGCGTTCCTCGGCATCGACGAGCTCTACATCAAGAACGACACGGTCAACCACCCGACCCTTTCGTTCAAAGATCGCGTCGTCTCGGTCGCGCTGACACGGGCCCGCGAGTTGGGCTTTGAAACGGTCGCCTGTGCCTCGACCGGCAACCTGGCCAATTCGGTGGCCGCGCATGCAGCGGCGGCCGGCATGAAGTGCTACGTGTTCATTCCCGCGGACCTCGAAGCCGCCAAGGTGCTCGGCAACCTGATCTACAAGCCGAACGTGGTGGAAGTGGAAGGCAACTACGACGACGTCAACCGGCTCTGCAGCGAAATTGCCGCCGAGCACGGATGGGCCTTCGTCAACATCAACATTCGTCCCTACTATGCGGAAGGGTCCAAGACCTTGGCGTTCGAGACGGTGGAACAGCTCGGGTGGCGCACGCCGGATCAGGCCGTCATCCCGATGGCGTCCGGCTCGCTCCTCACCAAGATTTGGAAGGGCTTGAACGAAATGCACGCCCTCGGCCTGGTGGACGAGGTCCGGACCAAAGTCAACGGCGCCCAGGCGGAAGGCTGCTCTCCGATTGCCACGGCGTTCCTGGCGGGCAGAGACTTCTTCAAGCCGGTCAAGCCCAAGACCATCGCCAAGTCGCTGGCCATCGGCAACCCGGCCGACGGTTACTACGCCTTGAAGGCCACAGCCGAAAGCAAGGGCGCCATGGAAGCGGTGACCGACGAGGAAGTGGTCGAGGGCATCAAGCTGTTGGCTCAGACCGAAGGCATCTTCGCGGAAACGGCCGGCGGCGTGACGATCGGCGTGCTGCGCAAGTTGGTCAAAAAAGGGATCATCAAGAAAAGCGACGTGACGGTCGCCTATATCACAGGCAACGGGCTCAAGACGCAGGAAGCCGTGGTGGATGCCGTGGGACGTCCTTACCGCATTCAGCCGAGCCTGCTCAGCTTCCAAAATACCTTCAAAATGGGAAAGAACGGTGGTGGTGACGCATGA
- a CDS encoding MoaD/ThiS family protein, giving the protein MIKVRIPTPLRTLTKGQGEVEAPAGSIDDMIGTLDATYPGLKSRLCDEKGDLRRFVNIYVNEEDIRFLNGKETSLKDGDEVSIVPAIAGG; this is encoded by the coding sequence ATGATTAAAGTACGCATTCCGACTCCCCTGCGGACCCTGACCAAGGGCCAGGGAGAAGTCGAAGCCCCTGCAGGCAGCATCGACGATATGATCGGCACGCTGGACGCAACCTATCCCGGCCTCAAGAGCCGGCTTTGCGACGAAAAGGGCGACCTGCGCCGCTTCGTCAACATCTACGTCAACGAAGAGGACATCCGTTTCCTGAACGGAAAGGAGACCTCGTTGAAAGACGGCGACGAAGTGTCCATCGTCCCAGCCATCGCCGGAGGCTAA
- a CDS encoding NIL domain-containing protein, giving the protein MTSLRFHIRFPETKIKEPIIYQIGHEFKVVTNVRRADVRETTGWMDLELTGDTAEIERAIDGFRAKGCVVDPIELNVVE; this is encoded by the coding sequence ATGACGAGCCTGCGTTTTCACATTCGTTTTCCGGAAACCAAGATCAAAGAACCGATCATTTACCAGATCGGCCATGAGTTCAAAGTCGTCACAAACGTGCGCCGGGCGGACGTGCGCGAGACGACCGGCTGGATGGACCTTGAACTCACGGGCGACACGGCGGAAATCGAGCGCGCGATCGACGGATTCCGCGCCAAGGGCTGCGTCGTCGACCCCATCGAACTCAACGTGGTGGAGTAA
- the moeB gene encoding molybdopterin-synthase adenylyltransferase MoeB codes for MEFTDTQIQRYSRHIILSEVGGKGQMKLAKAKVLLIGAGGLGSPAALYLAAAGIGTIGLVDGDVVDLSNLQRQILHSTATLGQPKVESGRKTITAINPDVDVKTFQMNVDSDNILDLVSKFDVVLDGSDNFSTRFLVNDACFFAKKTLVSASMFRFEGQLTTIKPHAGYPCYRCLYPEPPPAGLVPSCQEAGVLGVLAGTMGILQASEAIKEILGIGETIADKLLIYDALEMKFRKVSRPKDPRCPLCSSTPTITSLGGDYTVTCTI; via the coding sequence ATGGAATTTACCGATACGCAAATACAGCGTTATAGCCGGCATATCATCTTGAGCGAAGTCGGCGGCAAGGGCCAGATGAAGCTGGCCAAGGCCAAAGTCCTGCTCATCGGCGCAGGAGGTCTGGGATCTCCGGCCGCGCTTTATCTGGCGGCAGCCGGCATCGGCACCATCGGCCTCGTCGACGGCGACGTCGTGGACCTGTCCAACCTCCAACGGCAGATTCTCCATTCGACCGCGACCCTTGGCCAGCCGAAGGTGGAATCAGGCCGCAAGACGATCACCGCCATCAATCCCGACGTGGACGTGAAGACCTTCCAGATGAACGTCGACAGCGACAACATTCTTGATTTGGTTTCGAAATTCGACGTCGTGCTCGACGGATCGGATAACTTTTCGACCCGCTTCCTCGTCAACGATGCCTGCTTCTTCGCGAAGAAAACACTCGTGTCTGCGAGCATGTTTCGTTTCGAAGGGCAGCTCACGACAATCAAGCCCCATGCTGGCTACCCCTGCTATCGCTGCTTGTACCCGGAGCCTCCGCCGGCCGGCCTCGTGCCGAGCTGCCAGGAAGCCGGCGTGCTGGGCGTCCTCGCGGGAACGATGGGCATTTTGCAGGCCTCGGAAGCGATCAAGGAAATCCTCGGCATCGGCGAAACGATCGCCGACAAACTCCTGATCTACGATGCGCTGGAGATGAAATTCCGAAAAGTCTCGCGCCCCAAGGATCCGCGCTGCCCCCTCTGCAGCTCGACCCCGACCATTACCAGCCTCGGTGGCGACTATACCGTCACCTGCACGATCTGA
- a CDS encoding M67 family metallopeptidase, which translates to MADLSIPQRILDEIVAHARELTPYECCGLLAGKDGTVTDLYRITNVVALEGASQLASFDDAKLSHLSRLSPQERAEIAFVMDARDLALAQKDMRKRGLQLQVVYHSHPHDPARPSVTDIKIATDYEDYWGKINLPIPAYTIVSLMHAAPDLRTYWIKGGTVSITDLRII; encoded by the coding sequence GTGGCGGACCTGTCGATTCCCCAACGAATCCTGGATGAGATCGTCGCGCACGCGCGCGAGCTGACGCCGTATGAGTGCTGCGGCCTGCTTGCCGGCAAGGACGGCACGGTCACGGACCTCTACCGCATCACGAACGTGGTCGCGCTCGAAGGAGCCTCGCAACTGGCGAGCTTCGACGACGCGAAGCTCTCGCACCTCTCCCGGCTGTCGCCCCAGGAGCGCGCCGAGATCGCCTTTGTGATGGATGCGCGGGATCTCGCGCTGGCGCAAAAAGACATGCGGAAGCGAGGCTTGCAGCTTCAGGTCGTCTACCACTCCCATCCGCACGACCCTGCCCGCCCTTCCGTAACCGACATCAAGATCGCCACGGATTACGAAGACTACTGGGGCAAAATCAATCTTCCGATTCCGGCCTACACGATCGTCTCGCTCATGCACGCAGCGCCCGATCTGCGCACCTACTGGATCAAGGGCGGAACCGTCAGCATCACAGACCTGCGGATCATCTGA
- a CDS encoding ABC transporter ATP-binding protein, with product MAVTTFVCAAVATALELVPPYLIKIVIDDVIQARQSDLLTAVLGALLLSYVLRNVASFMRVRFNNKLEQQAVHSLRMQVFTALQRLSLSYFENRSTGEIMTRVTSDTEHVERIFVDGLEGLLTASLTLVGITVMLFTLNWKLALLSLVPIPILIVSAVWFTRRVHGYYYNTRKSVAELNAYLQDALSGIKETIGFSQHEYERRRFEKLSEAYSQNSLKAMYLWSWYWPGMVFVGSSGTVLILWYGAQEVMAGRLTVGQLVMFLSYLTLFYTPVNEIHSLNHMLQHALAASERVFEILDAKPEVQDRPGVLAPVQRLRGRVEYRDVAFGYRHEGTVLSHVNLHVEAGQRIALVGPSGAGKTSLLKLLVRFYDVRSGAVLIDGYDVRDMPLGFLRSQIGLVQQEPFLFNGTVRENILYSDLTASHERVEAAARAARAHDFISALPDGYDTWIGERGVKLSVGQKQRVSIARVLLKDPPIVIFDEATSNIDTETEVKIREALNDLTKGRTTFIIAHRLATLHDVDRIVVVERGMIVEEGVHEDLIRRGGVYAALYEAQFQI from the coding sequence CTGGCGGTGACGACCTTTGTCTGTGCCGCGGTGGCCACGGCGTTGGAACTCGTTCCGCCCTACCTGATCAAGATCGTCATCGACGATGTCATCCAGGCCCGTCAGTCTGATCTGTTGACGGCGGTCCTCGGCGCGCTGCTGCTGTCCTACGTGTTGCGAAACGTCGCCAGTTTCATGCGCGTGCGCTTCAACAACAAGCTGGAGCAACAGGCCGTGCATTCGTTGCGGATGCAGGTGTTCACTGCATTGCAGCGGCTGTCGTTGAGCTATTTTGAGAATCGGTCCACGGGTGAAATCATGACCCGGGTAACCAGCGACACGGAGCATGTCGAGCGGATTTTTGTGGACGGGCTCGAAGGGCTGCTGACCGCCTCGCTCACGCTGGTCGGCATCACCGTGATGCTCTTCACGCTCAATTGGAAGCTGGCCCTGCTGTCCCTCGTGCCGATCCCGATCCTGATCGTGTCTGCCGTGTGGTTCACACGCCGGGTGCACGGGTACTATTACAACACGAGAAAGAGCGTGGCGGAGCTCAATGCCTATCTGCAGGATGCATTGTCCGGGATCAAGGAAACGATCGGCTTCAGTCAGCATGAGTATGAGCGTCGTCGATTCGAGAAACTGAGCGAGGCCTACAGCCAGAACAGCCTGAAGGCGATGTATCTGTGGTCGTGGTATTGGCCTGGGATGGTCTTCGTCGGCAGCAGCGGGACTGTCCTGATCCTCTGGTACGGTGCCCAAGAGGTCATGGCCGGCCGTTTGACGGTCGGGCAGTTGGTCATGTTTTTGTCCTACCTGACGCTGTTCTATACGCCGGTGAATGAGATCCACTCGCTCAACCACATGTTGCAGCATGCCTTGGCGGCGAGCGAACGGGTGTTTGAAATTTTGGACGCGAAGCCGGAGGTCCAGGATCGCCCTGGCGTGCTTGCTCCCGTCCAACGTCTGAGGGGTCGGGTCGAGTACCGCGACGTCGCATTCGGGTATCGGCACGAAGGCACCGTATTGTCCCACGTCAACCTGCATGTCGAAGCCGGACAGCGGATTGCCTTGGTCGGTCCGAGCGGCGCGGGGAAGACGTCGCTGTTGAAACTCTTGGTGCGTTTTTACGACGTGCGGAGCGGCGCGGTCTTGATCGACGGCTATGATGTGCGGGACATGCCTCTGGGGTTCCTGCGAAGCCAGATCGGGTTGGTGCAGCAGGAGCCGTTTCTGTTCAACGGGACGGTGCGCGAGAATATTCTCTACAGCGACTTGACCGCGAGCCATGAGCGGGTCGAAGCGGCGGCCAGGGCGGCGCGGGCCCACGATTTTATTTCCGCTCTCCCGGACGGCTATGATACCTGGATCGGCGAGCGCGGCGTGAAGTTGTCCGTCGGCCAGAAACAACGGGTGTCGATTGCCCGCGTGCTGCTCAAAGATCCGCCGATCGTGATCTTCGATGAAGCGACGTCGAATATCGATACGGAAACCGAGGTGAAGATCCGCGAGGCGCTCAACGATCTGACGAAAGGCCGGACGACGTTCATCATCGCGCATCGCCTGGCGACCCTGCACGACGTGGATCGCATCGTCGTGGTCGAGCGGGGAATGATCGTCGAGGAAGGCGTACACGAGGATCTCATTCGACGCGGGGGCGTCTATGCCGCGCTCTACGAGGCACAGTTTCAAATTTGA
- the def gene encoding peptide deformylase, translated as MAILKITKLGNPILRQQSQAVDPAEIKKAAFQQLIDDMYETMYDEPGIGLAAPQVGRSVQLVVMDCPGEGGFPSTVLINPTIVYYGPEQAEFWEGCLSVDGLRGKVTRPSMVRVTALDRTGKRQDIEASGLYAVCIQHEIDHLIGKVFLDRMTDMSTLTQMEEFQKYWQKEPASVI; from the coding sequence ATGGCCATTCTGAAAATTACGAAGCTGGGGAACCCGATTCTCCGGCAGCAGTCGCAAGCGGTGGATCCTGCCGAAATCAAGAAGGCGGCGTTCCAGCAGCTGATCGACGATATGTATGAGACAATGTACGACGAGCCGGGCATCGGTTTGGCCGCGCCGCAGGTGGGGCGATCGGTGCAGCTGGTGGTGATGGATTGTCCGGGTGAAGGGGGCTTCCCGTCGACGGTGTTGATCAATCCGACCATCGTGTACTATGGTCCTGAACAGGCTGAATTCTGGGAAGGTTGTCTCAGCGTCGACGGTCTGCGCGGCAAGGTGACCCGTCCCTCCATGGTGCGGGTAACGGCGCTGGACCGGACGGGCAAGCGCCAGGATATCGAGGCCAGCGGACTTTATGCGGTCTGCATCCAGCACGAGATCGATCACCTGATCGGGAAGGTGTTCCTTGATCGGATGACCGACATGTCCACGCTGACGCAGATGGAAGAATTCCAGAAATATTGGCAGAAGGAACCGGCCAGCGTCATCTAA
- a CDS encoding HEAT repeat domain-containing protein, which produces MRSPAAGRDRISQLGVLLFALWQSIALAPTASAETVWLVQVPYEMPPKSEPIPDVSVAPNTNPLSAEELQRAEALLPLLEGKQEFWAMGEFVHLGESVVPVLTKALTMPGPRIRYNAIETLSMLKSPTAVPALLEAAKQVNELPRIREHALRVAVRLDPLQAPAAIEVMAKDANPTIRKVAAFESRYIRDKHVIQPLIELVADEERYVAISAVQSLWMLTRHETEFHDWEASSKQDRQNWMQEWTEWWNASKDSFELPPPQQRRRSG; this is translated from the coding sequence ATGAGATCCCCCGCAGCCGGTCGTGATCGAATCAGCCAGTTGGGTGTCCTTCTGTTCGCGTTGTGGCAGAGCATCGCCCTTGCCCCGACGGCATCGGCCGAAACGGTGTGGCTCGTCCAGGTGCCCTATGAGATGCCGCCCAAGTCGGAACCCATTCCCGACGTGTCGGTCGCGCCGAACACCAACCCGTTGTCTGCGGAAGAACTGCAGCGCGCGGAGGCCTTGTTGCCTTTGCTGGAAGGCAAGCAGGAGTTTTGGGCGATGGGGGAATTCGTGCACTTGGGTGAATCGGTCGTGCCGGTCCTGACCAAGGCCCTGACGATGCCGGGGCCGAGAATCCGATACAACGCGATCGAAACGCTGTCGATGCTGAAATCGCCCACGGCGGTGCCGGCTCTCCTCGAAGCAGCCAAGCAGGTCAACGAGTTGCCGCGCATTCGGGAGCACGCCCTGCGCGTGGCGGTGAGGCTCGATCCGTTGCAGGCTCCCGCTGCTATCGAGGTGATGGCGAAGGATGCCAACCCGACCATCAGGAAGGTGGCGGCGTTCGAATCCCGCTATATCCGGGATAAACATGTGATCCAGCCCCTGATCGAGCTGGTCGCGGATGAGGAGCGGTATGTGGCGATCTCTGCGGTCCAATCGCTCTGGATGTTGACCCGTCACGAAACCGAGTTCCACGACTGGGAAGCCTCGAGCAAGCAGGACCGGCAAAATTGGATGCAGGAATGGACCGAGTGGTGGAATGCCTCGAAGGACTCGTTCGAACTGCCGCCGCCCCAGCAGCGCCGACGCAGCGGCTGA
- a CDS encoding efflux RND transporter permease subunit has protein sequence MIARIVELSLVQRFLICTLGLTLLFGGLYAFHLLDIVAYPDPSPPMVEVITQYPGWSAEEIERQITIPLEVALNGMPGLADIRSLSIFGLSDIKIYFDFDTNYFFDRQEVINRLATVTLPQNVQPTLSPWWAIAEIYRYELEGIPQTSLTDLKTIQDWQLRREFRRIPGVIDVTAFGGTTREYHVDIDPGKLISYGVSLAQVMEALSNSNANVGGNYLTVGGQNYNIRGLGLINNLQDIENVMVVEKEGTPIFVKTLGSVTVGHRVRLGKVGIDDKDDVVEGVILLQRGYKALNVLERVREKVADLNKWKLPDGVKIKTFYDRTALIHTTVETVTDILISGMVLVFLILLVFLGNLRASIIVALTIPLSLLFTFTMMVLIKQSANLISLGAIDFGIIVDATLVMVESIFFHLAHDRRTGLTVPQVIVRAARQVGRPIFFSTAIIVVAFIPLFTMTGVPGRIFAPMSITYGFALAGALLMAFTLAPVLCSLLLKGAITEQDTVLVAAVRRRYLSTLEWALGHKVKVLAASLVLWLASLVALQFVGGEFMPALEEGNLWVRATMPVDISFDEAARLTGEIRQMFRSSPEVTTIVSQLGRPDDGTDPTSFFNGEFLANLKPGKEWRPGMTKDRLIEEIEGRLKSIPGVIFNFSQVIQDNVEEAMSGVKGENSIKLFGSDLKVLEAKAMEIEEVMRGIRGVKDLGIFRLVGQPNLLIQVDREASARYGLRISDVNAVVQAAVGGQGVTQVFEGERLFDLVVRFLPEYRRDAETIGNILVNTPDGARIPLKQLATIKTQTGAFLIYRENNERYIPIKFSVRDRDLESTVKEAQGKIAAAVELPERYRTEWAGQYDQLKEEQKRLLGIVPLSMLLILFLLYTTFNSFKNALLVLVTVPFALIGGVFALVLTGTNFSISAAVGVISTLGVAILGGLLLISRIEELRVSGLGLREAVIKGAEMQMRPILMATLGAAIGLLPAALATGIGSQAQKPLARVVVGGMLTAAVLILVVLPVLYELVHRRSASSQHSGTPGAPEPEHMSQG, from the coding sequence ATGATCGCGCGCATCGTCGAACTCTCCCTCGTCCAGCGGTTCCTCATCTGCACTCTCGGTTTGACCCTCTTGTTCGGCGGTCTGTACGCGTTTCATCTCCTCGACATCGTCGCCTATCCGGACCCCTCGCCGCCGATGGTCGAGGTCATCACGCAGTATCCGGGCTGGTCCGCCGAAGAAATCGAACGGCAGATCACGATTCCGCTCGAGGTGGCGCTCAACGGCATGCCCGGCCTGGCCGACATCCGCTCGCTGTCGATTTTCGGGTTGAGCGATATTAAGATCTACTTCGATTTCGACACGAACTACTTTTTCGACCGGCAGGAAGTCATCAACCGTCTGGCGACGGTCACACTCCCGCAAAACGTTCAGCCGACCCTCTCCCCCTGGTGGGCGATCGCCGAAATCTATCGCTATGAGCTTGAGGGTATTCCGCAGACCAGTCTCACCGACCTAAAGACCATTCAGGATTGGCAGTTACGGCGGGAATTTCGGCGCATTCCCGGGGTCATCGACGTGACCGCGTTCGGCGGCACGACCCGCGAATATCACGTCGATATCGATCCCGGAAAATTGATCAGCTACGGCGTCAGTTTGGCCCAGGTCATGGAGGCCCTCAGCAACAGCAATGCCAACGTCGGCGGGAACTATCTCACCGTCGGAGGGCAGAACTACAACATTCGCGGGCTGGGGCTGATCAACAACCTGCAGGACATCGAGAACGTGATGGTGGTCGAGAAAGAAGGGACGCCGATCTTCGTGAAGACCCTCGGCTCCGTCACCGTCGGCCATCGCGTCAGGCTCGGCAAAGTCGGCATCGATGACAAGGACGACGTGGTCGAAGGGGTCATTCTCTTGCAGCGGGGGTACAAGGCGCTGAATGTCCTGGAGCGGGTGCGGGAGAAAGTCGCGGATCTCAACAAGTGGAAGTTGCCGGATGGCGTCAAGATCAAAACCTTCTACGACCGCACCGCGTTGATCCACACGACCGTCGAGACGGTCACGGACATCCTCATCAGCGGGATGGTTCTGGTCTTCCTGATCCTGCTCGTATTTCTGGGGAATTTGCGGGCCTCGATCATCGTCGCGCTGACGATTCCGCTGTCGTTGCTCTTTACGTTCACGATGATGGTGCTGATCAAGCAATCCGCGAACTTGATCTCGCTGGGCGCGATCGATTTCGGGATCATCGTCGATGCGACGCTGGTGATGGTGGAAAGCATCTTCTTCCATTTGGCGCACGATCGACGCACCGGCCTCACCGTACCCCAAGTCATCGTCCGTGCGGCCAGACAAGTGGGGCGTCCCATTTTCTTCTCGACCGCGATCATCGTGGTCGCGTTCATTCCGCTGTTCACGATGACGGGCGTACCCGGACGGATTTTCGCGCCCATGTCCATCACCTATGGATTTGCATTGGCCGGCGCGCTCTTGATGGCGTTCACGCTCGCGCCGGTGCTGTGCTCGCTGCTGCTGAAGGGGGCGATTACCGAACAGGATACGGTGCTCGTTGCGGCGGTGCGGCGCCGCTACCTATCGACGCTTGAGTGGGCGCTCGGGCACAAGGTCAAGGTGCTCGCCGCCTCGCTGGTCTTGTGGCTGGCATCGCTCGTGGCGTTGCAGTTTGTGGGCGGCGAGTTCATGCCGGCGCTGGAGGAAGGTAATCTCTGGGTTCGGGCCACCATGCCGGTCGACATCTCCTTCGACGAGGCCGCGCGCTTGACCGGAGAGATCCGGCAGATGTTCCGCAGTTCACCGGAAGTGACGACGATCGTCTCTCAGCTGGGGCGGCCCGACGACGGCACCGACCCGACGAGCTTCTTCAACGGAGAATTTTTGGCCAACCTGAAGCCTGGGAAAGAATGGCGCCCTGGGATGACGAAGGACCGACTGATCGAGGAAATCGAAGGGCGGCTGAAATCGATTCCCGGCGTGATCTTCAACTTCTCACAGGTGATCCAGGACAACGTCGAAGAAGCAATGTCCGGCGTGAAAGGGGAAAACTCGATCAAACTCTTCGGCTCGGATCTGAAAGTCCTGGAAGCCAAGGCAATGGAAATCGAGGAAGTCATGCGTGGCATCCGGGGTGTGAAGGACCTGGGTATTTTCCGGCTGGTCGGACAACCGAATCTGCTGATTCAGGTCGACCGCGAGGCCAGCGCCAGGTATGGATTGCGAATCTCCGACGTCAATGCCGTGGTGCAGGCCGCCGTCGGCGGGCAGGGCGTCACCCAGGTATTTGAAGGAGAGCGGCTGTTCGACTTGGTCGTGCGGTTCTTGCCTGAATATCGCCGGGATGCCGAGACGATCGGCAACATCCTGGTCAACACGCCGGATGGCGCGCGCATCCCGCTGAAGCAGCTGGCGACCATCAAGACCCAGACCGGCGCCTTCCTCATCTACCGGGAGAACAATGAACGATACATCCCGATCAAGTTCAGTGTGCGCGATCGCGACCTTGAGAGTACCGTCAAGGAGGCGCAGGGGAAGATTGCGGCCGCGGTCGAGTTGCCAGAGCGCTATCGAACCGAGTGGGCCGGCCAGTACGATCAGTTGAAGGAGGAGCAGAAACGGCTGCTCGGTATCGTTCCGCTCAGCATGTTGCTGATCCTATTCCTTCTTTATACGACGTTCAATTCCTTCAAAAATGCGTTGTTGGTGCTCGTGACGGTGCCGTTTGCGCTGATCGGCGGTGTCTTCGCTCTGGTCCTGACCGGCACCAATTTCAGCATCTCCGCCGCCGTCGGCGTCATTTCGACTCTGGGGGTGGCGATTCTGGGGGGACTCTTGCTAATCTCTCGGATAGAAGAGCTGCGGGTCAGCGGGCTTGGCCTGCGCGAGGCGGTCATCAAGGGGGCCGAGATGCAAATGCGTCCGATCCTCATGGCGACGCTCGGCGCGGCCATCGGACTTTTGCCGGCCGCCCTGGCGACAGGCATCGGCTCGCAAGCCCAGAAGCCGTTGGCGCGGGTCGTCGTGGGCGGCATGTTGACGGCCGCCGTGCTGATTCTGGTGGTCCTGCCAGTCTTGTATGAGCTGGTGCACCGTCGTTCGGCCTCTTCGCAACATTCGGGGACTCCGGGAGCCCCGGAGCCTGAGCATATGTCCCAAGGATAG
- a CDS encoding efflux RND transporter periplasmic adaptor subunit, giving the protein MTLAAARLLMTLSVCTVWSCSQTQEPTTPGTSSEPATGAVQTAAGQPASPIAGQVETAVVQLKPVQPELVLVGKVAYGEDRYSKISSPLQGRVVEVRAHLGDRVKAGDTLLVIDSPDITAAYSEFVKEASDLEYATRAQELAKELYATKALALKDLKQAENDLIKARAEFRRAKERLLSLRISASELDKPLAQQRITSRFEMKSPLTGTVVERTVTPGQSVGGDVGQVLFTVADLERLQVVADVYERDLALVKVSQVARVNVEAYPSTDFGAVVASIGDVVDPNTRTIKVRAWVDNQEQKLKPEMFARLRLDVGDALPFLAIPKEAVVEIDGKHFVYLVEAGDKFVKKEVKVSSVSAEFVRVLEGLTPGERIVTKGAVLVKGQDVKG; this is encoded by the coding sequence ATGACCTTGGCGGCGGCCCGTCTGCTGATGACGCTGTCGGTCTGCACGGTCTGGTCCTGCAGTCAGACTCAGGAGCCCACGACGCCGGGGACTTCAAGCGAACCGGCGACGGGCGCCGTGCAAACCGCCGCAGGCCAGCCGGCTTCTCCCATAGCCGGCCAAGTGGAAACGGCGGTTGTGCAGTTGAAGCCGGTGCAGCCGGAGTTGGTGTTGGTCGGCAAGGTCGCGTATGGAGAAGATCGCTATTCGAAGATCTCATCCCCTCTCCAGGGCCGTGTCGTGGAGGTGCGCGCCCATTTGGGCGATCGCGTCAAGGCCGGCGATACTCTCCTCGTCATCGACAGCCCCGACATCACCGCTGCCTACTCGGAATTCGTCAAGGAAGCCTCCGACCTCGAGTACGCCACCAGGGCACAGGAACTGGCCAAGGAGCTCTACGCGACAAAAGCGCTTGCCTTGAAAGACCTGAAGCAGGCGGAAAACGATCTCATCAAGGCTCGCGCGGAATTTCGGCGGGCGAAGGAACGGTTGCTTTCCCTGCGCATTTCCGCTTCCGAATTGGATAAACCGCTCGCGCAGCAGCGCATCACCTCACGCTTCGAGATGAAGAGCCCGTTGACGGGAACGGTGGTCGAACGGACCGTGACGCCGGGCCAGTCGGTGGGAGGAGACGTCGGGCAGGTGTTGTTTACCGTGGCGGATTTGGAGCGGCTGCAGGTGGTGGCCGACGTGTACGAGCGGGACCTGGCGTTGGTGAAGGTGAGCCAGGTGGCCCGTGTCAACGTGGAAGCCTATCCCTCGACCGACTTCGGTGCGGTGGTCGCTTCCATCGGCGACGTGGTCGATCCTAACACCAGGACGATCAAGGTGCGCGCCTGGGTCGACAACCAGGAGCAGAAGCTCAAGCCGGAAATGTTCGCCCGGTTGCGCCTGGACGTGGGCGACGCGCTGCCGTTTCTGGCGATCCCCAAGGAAGCCGTGGTCGAAATCGATGGGAAGCATTTCGTGTATCTGGTCGAGGCCGGCGATAAATTCGTGAAGAAGGAAGTGAAGGTCTCCAGCGTGTCGGCGGAATTCGTGCGGGTGCTGGAAGGGCTCACGCCCGGCGAGCGCATCGTGACGAAGGGCGCCGTGCTGGTCAAGGGACAGGACGTCAAGGGATGA